The following proteins come from a genomic window of bacterium:
- a CDS encoding DUF692 domain-containing protein, which produces MGLRREHYGSLLTALPPELQWFEVAPENYMEIGGKVYRDFCELAERVPVVAHSVSLSLGSLDPLNRPFLKQLKKFIRTHQVPLASDHISFSSYHGVQFDDLVPLPFTGEAVRHIAKRIRQVQDFLEIPYAVENISYYAPAGAAEMTEWDFVRAVVEESGAGLLLDVNNIFVNSVNFGFDPLDYLRALPLDRIAYVHIAGHRRKRKDFILDTHGAEIVTPVWRLLDELAAMTPLPGIMIERDANIPPLEEILDEVRHVQRILKEAHAHAA; this is translated from the coding sequence TTGGGGCTGAGGAGGGAGCACTACGGCTCCCTCCTCACCGCCCTCCCGCCCGAGCTCCAATGGTTCGAGGTCGCCCCCGAGAACTACATGGAGATCGGCGGGAAGGTTTACCGCGACTTTTGCGAGCTGGCCGAGCGGGTTCCCGTCGTCGCCCACAGCGTCAGCCTCTCTTTGGGGAGCCTCGATCCGCTCAACAGGCCTTTTCTGAAACAACTGAAGAAATTCATCCGGACGCATCAGGTCCCGCTCGCCTCCGACCACATCAGTTTTTCCTCGTACCACGGCGTGCAGTTCGACGACCTCGTGCCCCTGCCCTTCACGGGGGAGGCGGTCCGTCACATCGCCAAGCGCATCCGGCAGGTTCAGGATTTTTTGGAAATCCCCTACGCCGTGGAAAATATCTCTTACTACGCCCCCGCCGGGGCCGCGGAGATGACGGAATGGGATTTCGTGCGGGCCGTCGTCGAGGAATCCGGCGCCGGCCTCCTCCTGGACGTCAACAACATCTTCGTGAACTCGGTCAATTTCGGTTTTGACCCACTGGACTACCTGCGCGCGTTGCCCTTGGACCGGATCGCGTACGTCCACATCGCCGGCCACCGACGGAAGCGCAAGGATTTCATCCTCGACACGCACGGGGCGGAGATCGTCACCCCCGTCTGGAGGCTCCTCGACGAGCTGGCGGCCATGACGCCGCTTCCGGGGATCATGATCGAGCGCGACGCGAACATCCCGCCGCTGGAGGAGATCCTGGACGAGGTCCGTCACGTCCAACGGATCCTGAAGGAAGCCCATGCCCACGCTGCGTGA
- a CDS encoding phosphoribosylaminoimidazolesuccinocarboxamide synthase, with translation MTTPIHQSNLPYLKLLFRGKVRDIYDLGDELLLVATDRLSAFDVVFPNPIPGKGEILTQVSLFWFGKMKGMIPNHISDRPVEEVFKTKEDVAAYAKRSMLVKKTKPLAIEAVMRGYLAGSGWNDYQKTGKVCGIALPPGLKESQKLPQPIFTPATKAPQGEHDENISFERACEIVGKETAERVRDVSLKIYTTGLEYAESKGLILADTKFEFGHLNGELILIDEILTPDSSRFWPKDQYQVGISPPSFDKQFVRDYLLKIGWNKKPPAPELPAEIVEKTAQKYQEALRRLTA, from the coding sequence ATGACCACACCCATCCATCAATCGAACCTGCCGTACTTGAAACTCCTCTTCCGAGGAAAGGTCCGGGATATTTACGACCTCGGCGACGAGCTCCTCTTGGTCGCCACCGACCGCCTCTCGGCCTTCGACGTCGTCTTTCCGAACCCGATCCCCGGCAAGGGGGAGATACTCACGCAGGTCTCCCTCTTCTGGTTCGGGAAGATGAAGGGCATGATCCCCAACCACATCTCGGACAGGCCGGTGGAAGAGGTCTTCAAGACAAAAGAGGACGTCGCGGCCTATGCGAAAAGGTCGATGCTGGTGAAGAAGACGAAGCCCTTGGCGATCGAGGCCGTCATGCGGGGCTACCTCGCCGGCTCGGGATGGAATGATTATCAGAAGACGGGCAAGGTCTGTGGGATCGCCCTGCCCCCGGGCCTGAAGGAATCGCAAAAGCTCCCTCAGCCGATCTTCACCCCCGCCACCAAGGCCCCTCAAGGGGAGCACGACGAAAACATCTCCTTCGAACGGGCCTGCGAGATCGTGGGCAAGGAAACCGCCGAGCGCGTCCGGGACGTGAGCCTCAAGATCTACACGACGGGGCTCGAATACGCCGAGAGCAAGGGGCTGATCCTGGCCGACACCAAGTTCGAGTTCGGCCATTTGAACGGCGAGTTGATCCTCATCGACGAGATTTTAACCCCCGACTCCTCCCGCTTCTGGCCCAAGGACCAATACCAGGTGGGGATCTCGCCCCCGAGCTTCGACAAACAGTTCGTGCGGGACTACCTCCTTAAGATAGGCTGGAACAAGAAACCCCCGGCGCCGGAACTTCCCGCGGAGATCGTCGAGAAGACCGCCCAGAAATACCAGGAAGCCTTGCGCCGGCTCACCGCCTAG
- a CDS encoding putative DNA-binding domain-containing protein: MPTLREAQNFFYNLMARPEVIGRIRKNRERTLKRFFRSENDREALRHVPLERFQTYRNHISIGFLGAIESAFPVLRSLVSRDEWNGLLNDFYLKRLTRSPIARQVFREFAHYLQDYRGPLLKRLPYLKELAEYENLEIRLFYDPDRPAPESGKGLIRDWREAAGAPEEFVRLIPSLNPHRALRRYRWPVHRVCRGFSSPRRVKPGRYALLVYRDPETFQIRFLEMNPLVAELVNLMASERNPIGRVLETLLKRHKPAEPQSFVREGVQAIRFLKDRGVVLGFRTA, encoded by the coding sequence ATGCCCACGCTGCGTGAAGCCCAGAATTTCTTCTACAACCTCATGGCGAGACCCGAGGTCATCGGGCGGATACGCAAGAACCGCGAAAGGACGCTGAAACGCTTTTTCCGGTCCGAGAATGACCGCGAGGCCCTGAGGCACGTCCCTCTGGAGCGGTTCCAGACCTACCGGAATCACATCTCCATCGGTTTCCTCGGCGCGATCGAGTCGGCGTTTCCGGTTCTCCGCTCCCTCGTCTCTCGGGACGAATGGAACGGGTTGCTCAATGATTTTTACCTCAAGCGCCTCACGCGCTCGCCCATCGCCCGCCAGGTCTTCCGCGAATTCGCGCACTACCTCCAAGACTACCGCGGCCCCCTGCTCAAGCGCCTACCGTACCTCAAGGAACTCGCGGAGTACGAAAACCTGGAGATCCGGCTCTTCTACGACCCCGACCGCCCGGCCCCGGAATCAGGAAAAGGTCTGATCCGCGATTGGCGCGAAGCCGCCGGGGCGCCCGAAGAGTTCGTGCGGTTGATCCCATCCTTGAATCCCCACCGCGCCCTGCGCCGCTACCGCTGGCCGGTCCACCGCGTCTGCCGGGGTTTCTCCTCGCCCCGGAGGGTCAAGCCGGGCCGCTATGCGCTCCTGGTCTATCGCGATCCGGAGACCTTCCAAATCCGGTTTCTGGAAATGAATCCCCTCGTCGCGGAGCTTGTGAACCTCATGGCCTCGGAAAGGAACCCCATCGGCCGCGTTCTGGAGACGCTTCTGAAGAGGCACAAGCCCGCCGAACCGCAGTCCTTCGTCCGCGAGGGCGTGCAAGCGATTCGATTCCTCAAGGACCGCGGAGTCGTCCTCGGCTTCCGGACGGCGTAA
- a CDS encoding HTTM domain-containing protein, giving the protein MPVTRFFHERPTDGRAYGFLRIAFGLVAVLSLLTVRPLLSLFYGSDAVCPSDFPAFLGSTGAVRAVWGIGIASALLMAAGAFVRAVSILTYLALAFFFLTPCRPDNYGDQILVATAFLMIFAPGRDPMSLDARWLGRRGADFSPWLHKTLRLFAGTLYLVPVLIRLGGAKWWDGTAAWAALADPSTSRVWQALSRDPWILPAWAYAAITYGSLAFEALFPFLVWVRRLRPFLVGAGIVFHLGMGVVLDLGLFPFQMAVVLIGCLDVTPSGSRGRLRGP; this is encoded by the coding sequence GTGCCCGTGACACGATTCTTTCATGAACGCCCGACGGACGGCCGTGCCTACGGCTTCCTCCGCATCGCCTTTGGGCTCGTCGCTGTCCTCTCCCTCCTGACCGTCCGTCCGCTTCTCAGCCTCTTTTATGGGAGCGACGCCGTCTGTCCTTCGGATTTTCCGGCCTTTCTCGGATCGACCGGGGCCGTGCGCGCCGTTTGGGGGATTGGGATCGCCTCGGCCCTCTTGATGGCGGCCGGGGCCTTCGTCCGCGCCGTCTCGATCCTCACCTATCTCGCTCTTGCCTTCTTCTTTCTCACCCCGTGCCGCCCGGACAACTACGGCGACCAGATCCTCGTCGCGACGGCCTTCCTCATGATCTTCGCGCCGGGCCGCGACCCGATGTCCTTGGATGCCCGTTGGCTGGGGCGCCGGGGCGCGGACTTCAGCCCGTGGCTGCACAAAACCCTGCGTCTCTTCGCCGGAACCCTTTACCTCGTCCCCGTGCTCATCCGCCTGGGCGGTGCAAAATGGTGGGACGGGACGGCGGCGTGGGCCGCCCTCGCGGACCCGTCGACCAGCCGCGTCTGGCAGGCGCTTTCCCGCGATCCCTGGATATTGCCCGCGTGGGCCTACGCCGCGATCACCTACGGTTCGCTCGCCTTCGAGGCCCTTTTCCCGTTTCTGGTTTGGGTCCGGAGGCTCCGTCCCTTTCTGGTCGGGGCGGGCATTGTCTTCCACCTGGGGATGGGGGTCGTGCTCGACCTGGGACTCTTTCCGTTTCAGATGGCGGTGGTGCTGATCGGGTGTCTGGACGTTACGCCGTCCGGAAGCCGAGGACGACTCCGCGGTCCTTGA